The following nucleotide sequence is from Nitrospirota bacterium.
AAAAGACACAGAAAAAGATGTCCAAGGTAGGACTTCCAGAGCCCCTCGTCGAAAGGCTTCCAAGAGGCACATAGCCTAAGCAGAAGACGATTTCGGAATGTTATAATAAAAATATATGAAGATTATAGTGATGCCTCTTTATGGCATAGGCGATGCCTTAATGAGCACGCCTTCTTTAAGAAACATCAAGGAGAATCTTAATGCCCATATCACATACCTGCATATGTTTACAGCCACAAGGGATATTCTCAAAAATAACCCCTATGTGGATGAGCATTTCCATTTCCCTTTCTTGTCTACAAGCAAGATTAAGGGCTTGAGGTTTCTTCTAAGTTTTCGCGGGAAATACGATATATCAATAAATTTTTATCCATCAAACAGAAGGGATTATAACTTAGCCTCATTTATAATAGGATGCCCTGTAAGAATAGGCCATAGATATGTTAGAAGAGATATAAGGGAGCTTAATTTTCTCAAGAACAGGACAGTTAAAGAAGACGATAGCCTTCACAATGTTGAGGAAAACCTCAGGCTTCTTGATTTTCTGGGGATAAAGGGAAAGCCCTATCCGCTTGAGATATATCTTAAGGAAGAGGAAAAGGAATCAGGCATCAGTTGGCTTAAGGACAATGGCTTGTTCGGGCATGAGCTTATAGGCATTCATCCAGGAAGCAGTTTGTTTAAAGAAGGCATAAAAAAGAGATGGCCCCATGAGAAGTTTGTAGAGCTTTTAAGAAGGCTCTCAGATGCCTATCCCCAGTTTTCCTATCTCCTTTTTGGAGGCAAAGAAGAGATATCCCTGAGAGAGACTATAAGGGATGCCTCAGGGCTTGGCAGGAAGGTCATAGTTTTAGATACCAATGGCATCAGGGAAACAGCATCTATTATGAGGAACTCAAGACTCTTTATAACAAATGACACAGGCCTTATGCACATGGCATCAAGTCTTCAGATTCCAATAGTTGCAATCTTTGCAGGTCATGTAAGACCATGGTGGCTTTCACCATGGGCGTGTAAGCACAAGGTCGTTAGGCTTGATGTTCCATGCAGTCCATGCTATTCGTATTCCCCCTTGTCTCCGATATGCAAAATAGATGATGATTATTCCTGCATAAGGAATATAGGTGTGAATGAGGTCTTCGATGCCGCAGTTTCCCTGCTTAAAGAGTGATATAATATCTCTTAGAAAGAAAGTTCCTATCGGCACTTGTCATGCTATACTAAAATCAACAGGGATAAGAAAATAATTATAGAATGGGCGATGTAGATGATAGAAAAGCAATATCTCATTATGTTCGATTTGGATGCGAGGAAAAGGCATTATCATAAGACTGAATCAGGGAAAATCACTGCTTTTATGGTTCAAATGGAGATTAAGATTAACGATATGTGGAAAGAAGTTATCCGCTTTGATTGTGCCCATAATTTTACACACAAGGACTGCTATA
It contains:
- a CDS encoding glycosyltransferase family 9 protein gives rise to the protein MKIIVMPLYGIGDALMSTPSLRNIKENLNAHITYLHMFTATRDILKNNPYVDEHFHFPFLSTSKIKGLRFLLSFRGKYDISINFYPSNRRDYNLASFIIGCPVRIGHRYVRRDIRELNFLKNRTVKEDDSLHNVEENLRLLDFLGIKGKPYPLEIYLKEEEKESGISWLKDNGLFGHELIGIHPGSSLFKEGIKKRWPHEKFVELLRRLSDAYPQFSYLLFGGKEEISLRETIRDASGLGRKVIVLDTNGIRETASIMRNSRLFITNDTGLMHMASSLQIPIVAIFAGHVRPWWLSPWACKHKVVRLDVPCSPCYSYSPLSPICKIDDDYSCIRNIGVNEVFDAAVSLLKE